The Agrobacterium larrymoorei sequence AGCAGTCCACGTTTATTTGCGTTTTAGGATTTCCATGAACTTGCCCAGCCCCGGTCGTTTCGCCTTGCGGGCCGATGATCGGCCTGTCAGAACATGCGAAAGCTGGGAGAAGGTTTCCGCAATCGGCGACTTGGCATCGATCTCACTGATCATTCGTCCGCTGTTCGATGCGGAGCCAAAAAGCTGGACATCGAACGGAATGATGGCAAGTGGTTCAATTTCCAACGGTTCGAAAAAGTCGGAAGGCTCGATCTCGGGACGCTTGGCCATACCCACTTGGTTGAGAACCAGATGTGGCACCTTGTCGTTCGGCCGCAGTTTCTTCAATGCGTCAAGAAGATTCTTGGTGTTTCTGAGGTTGGCCAGGTCCGGGACAGCGGTGATCACCACCTCATCCGCTTCCGCCAGCACGGCCTGCGTCCAGTCCGACCAGACATGCGGTATGTCCAATACGGCAATCGGCGCGCTCCTCTGCAGCAGTTCCAACAGCGGCTGGAAAGCGGCTCTATCAAAATCATAGGCGCGATCGAGAAGCGAGGGTGCTGCCAGAATCGAAAGATTTTCGGAGCATTTCGTCAGTAGGCGATCGAGAAAGACCTCGTCGAGCCGATCCGGTGCGAAGACTGCCTCGGCAATTCCCTGTGCTGGATCCTGATCGAAGTCGATATTGACCGTGCCGAAGGGAAGATCGAGGTCTGCGAGAATGGTCTCTGTCGAGAACAGGCTCGATATCCCAAATGCGCAGTTATGCGCGATGGTGGAGGACCCAACACCGCCCTTCGCGCCGATGAAGGCAATGCTACGGCCAAGCGGCTCGGCTTCGGGATCGACGAAAATTGCGGAAATCGACGCCATCAGGTCCGACGCTTTGATCGGTGAAACGAGGTACTCGGAAATACCATTGCGCATCAGGTCGCGGTAAAGCGCGATGTCGTTGTGGCGTCCGATGATGATGACGCGCGTCGAGGGATCGCAAACCTCCGCCAAAGGCGCAAGATCAATCAGGAGTGTCGATGGATCACGGTGGGTTTCGAGGATGACGAGATTGGGTGTGGCGGTGGACGAAAACGTTCTGGCAGCGGCATCGATCTCGCCGTTGGTCACCCGCATGCTAACCTTATTCATCCGCCGATCGTTCGCCAGCCGCTCCATCGTCCGCTGCATCGCCTCGCTTTCGCAGAAGGCGTGGATCGAGATGCGCGGCAGAGGACGGACGCCCTCTAGCTCGCCGGGACGGAGCGTGTCTTCGGCGACTGGCACATCTGCGTTACTGTGCCGAATATCGTAGTTCACCGGGTTCATGTCAGATCCTGTCGCTCAAGCTGGAAGGCGCATCTCAGTCGTTCGTGGTTGCTGTGTTCTTGCCGGCACGATACTTGCCGAGCACCACCGAGCGCCTTTCGGCGTCGATCGGGCTCATGCCGCGGGGGCCGACGAGATCCATGGGATTGGCAATTTGCGCCGCCAGATTGCTTTGGGACGCGCAGCCGAAATTGTACCAGTTTTTGTTCGAAGAGGTATTGCTGTTCAGGTCCTCAGGCCATTGGCCGCACTGGCCTGTCATGGCAGTCACGGCTACGTAGGAGAGGCGTATGGGTGCCGCATCCCCATAGGGCGATGCACCATAGGGAACTTCGACGATCTTATTGGCAGGGATGCCTGACGAGGTCAGGACCGACCGAATCTGGCGTTTGATCAGGGACGCGGAAGCGGCATTGGCAGAGCCCGTGGGCACCTGCATTTGAACGATGCTGGTGGAACTCGCCACGTAGTTCTGAACGAAGCCCTTCACATTGTCGGCCATCTCACCGGGCAGCTTGTTGTCTGCCGGAGAGACAGGAATATCCAGCGAATGCTGCGCTTCGGACAGAGTGATCGGGTGGCGCGTGCGATAGTCGTCCGGGATGGCGCCTGTGGTCTGTGGGTCGCGGGCACATCCCTGCAGTGCGGCGACGGTAGCGAGCACGCAGACGAGGTGACCGAGGCGTAAGTAAGAAACAGAATTCGTCATAGGGTGCGTTTTCGTCATTTGTAGATAAATCCCACCGAGCCCTGATAAGGCTGTGCCTGAACCTGCTGTCTGTTGTTACCGTAGACCTTGTTCACCCGGTTCATGAAAAACGCTGCAGAGTCGTTTTCCGGGCTGAAATTGTCATCAGGGCGCGCGATCTGGTTGCGCGCAACAGGTCGCACGAGATAGGGCGTGGCGATGATCACGAGTTCGGTCTCGTTGCGAATGAAATCCTTGCTGCGGAACAGGGTGCCGAGAATTGGAACCTTGGACGCGCCTGGGAGGCCGGACATCGCCTGGCGGACATTGTCCTGCACGAGACCTGCGATCACGATCGAACCGCCCGATGGCAATTCCACACTCGTGGACGCTTCGCGCTTGCGAATAGAGAGATAGGTGCTGCCCGGAACGCGGGACGTGTTGCCGTTGCCGGACACGACGTTGCCTTCATAGGTCGGCTCGGACACGTTGGTCTCGATTTTCAGGCTGATGCGGCCTGGAGACAGCACGACCGGCCGGAAGTTCAACTCGATGCCATATTCGACCGTGTCGGTCTGGCGCGTCACGGTCGGCACATTATTGTCGTCGAAAGTGACGTTCTGAACGCCTGCAAGACGGAAGTCGCCGCCGACATAGAACTTTGCCTGCTCGCCGGAAATCGCAGTCAGGCTCGGTTCGGCGAGCGTGCGCATGACGCCTGCCTGTTCCATGGCATTGAAATAGCTGGATAAAGCGACCTTGCCGATGGCGCCTCCGATATTTCCCGAACCGCCGATCGCCAGCGCGTTACCGAGGTTGGCCGGATTGGAGAACGAGACCGCGCCACCAAAGTCCGAGCCGGAGCCGCTAATAGAGCCGTTGAAGCCAAGCTGCTTGAGAACCTGGCGACTGACTTCCGCGACCGTCACCTTCAGCGTAACCTGATCCTCGCCCTCGATCGTCAGCATGTTGACGATAGATGATTTCTGGCGGTTTTCCGCGAAGATCGCCACGGCACCATCGCCGTTGCTTTCGCTGCTCGCTGTGATGTTGCGGGTTGTTGCTTCACCGCCTTGGAGGAAGGCCGTTGCGAGCTGAACCGCGCGTGCGGAATCCTGCGGCGTACGAACACTGCCTGAAAGAACAATGTTGTCCGATACGATCTCAACCTTGATATCCGATTCCGGAATGAAACGGCGCAGATTGGCCTCAAGACCGGTGATGTCGCGCTCGACCTCGAGATCGAGACTGACGATCTCCTCGCCATGGGCGCCGAAGATGAAAATGTTGGTCTGGCCGACCGACTTGCCGAAGAGATAAATACGACGCGATGTACGGGTTACCGCATCTGCCATGCTCGGATCGGCCACCAGAATGTCATGCGCATCCTGTGGCAGATCGACCACCAATGCCTTGTTCAAACCGAGCTTCACGCGCTTGCGCACGCCTGTTCCGCTTTCAGAGATCCGAAGAATGCTGGCGCTCTGGGCCAGCGCATCTGTCGTGCCAAAGCCGAATGGCGATGCGCCGGGAACGCCTGCAAAACCGATGCTGAAGGCTATGCCCCCAATGAGCGAAGCTTTCAAGCCATGTCGGATCGATTTCGTCTTGCTCATTGTGCGGCTCCCTCATTTTCACGCACGATCGAACCGGACTTGATAACCTGGATTGCCGGTCTGCTGGATTCGCCGTTGAGTAGATAGTCGGCAGATGCCGTGTCGCTATCCTGAACATCCGCGACGGATCGGAGCGACAAGGTCAGCCGGTCCGCCATCTGGTGTGCGACGGTGATGATCTTTGCTTGTTCAGGCGTGAGTTCGAGCGTCGCTGTGGCGCCAATCACGGAAGAGGTGCCGTCAGGTCCCTCTTTGATCTGCTGGTCGATTGCAAGAACGCGCACATTGTTAAGGACGTTTTCCGTCAGGAAACCGCCGCCCT is a genomic window containing:
- a CDS encoding type II and III secretion system protein family protein; amino-acid sequence: MSKTKSIRHGLKASLIGGIAFSIGFAGVPGASPFGFGTTDALAQSASILRISESGTGVRKRVKLGLNKALVVDLPQDAHDILVADPSMADAVTRTSRRIYLFGKSVGQTNIFIFGAHGEEIVSLDLEVERDITGLEANLRRFIPESDIKVEIVSDNIVLSGSVRTPQDSARAVQLATAFLQGGEATTRNITASSESNGDGAVAIFAENRQKSSIVNMLTIEGEDQVTLKVTVAEVSRQVLKQLGFNGSISGSGSDFGGAVSFSNPANLGNALAIGGSGNIGGAIGKVALSSYFNAMEQAGVMRTLAEPSLTAISGEQAKFYVGGDFRLAGVQNVTFDDNNVPTVTRQTDTVEYGIELNFRPVVLSPGRISLKIETNVSEPTYEGNVVSGNGNTSRVPGSTYLSIRKREASTSVELPSGGSIVIAGLVQDNVRQAMSGLPGASKVPILGTLFRSKDFIRNETELVIIATPYLVRPVARNQIARPDDNFSPENDSAAFFMNRVNKVYGNNRQQVQAQPYQGSVGFIYK
- a CDS encoding CpaD family pilus assembly protein; translation: MTNSVSYLRLGHLVCVLATVAALQGCARDPQTTGAIPDDYRTRHPITLSEAQHSLDIPVSPADNKLPGEMADNVKGFVQNYVASSTSIVQMQVPTGSANAASASLIKRQIRSVLTSSGIPANKIVEVPYGASPYGDAAPIRLSYVAVTAMTGQCGQWPEDLNSNTSSNKNWYNFGCASQSNLAAQIANPMDLVGPRGMSPIDAERRSVVLGKYRAGKNTATTND
- a CDS encoding AAA family ATPase; protein product: MNPVNYDIRHSNADVPVAEDTLRPGELEGVRPLPRISIHAFCESEAMQRTMERLANDRRMNKVSMRVTNGEIDAAARTFSSTATPNLVILETHRDPSTLLIDLAPLAEVCDPSTRVIIIGRHNDIALYRDLMRNGISEYLVSPIKASDLMASISAIFVDPEAEPLGRSIAFIGAKGGVGSSTIAHNCAFGISSLFSTETILADLDLPFGTVNIDFDQDPAQGIAEAVFAPDRLDEVFLDRLLTKCSENLSILAAPSLLDRAYDFDRAAFQPLLELLQRSAPIAVLDIPHVWSDWTQAVLAEADEVVITAVPDLANLRNTKNLLDALKKLRPNDKVPHLVLNQVGMAKRPEIEPSDFFEPLEIEPLAIIPFDVQLFGSASNSGRMISEIDAKSPIAETFSQLSHVLTGRSSARKAKRPGLGKFMEILKRK